The Bacillota bacterium genome has a segment encoding these proteins:
- a CDS encoding xanthine permease, whose product MSKEPQKAMGYLPDDTPPFGKMIIFALQQIIVMFPATVLVAIITGFDVGVTIAASGMATLGFLLITGRRIPLYYGSSFSYIAAVSGVVGVVAGLTGSKVAGIQAAQTGIVASGLVSVIAGFLIKKGGPEMIKRILPPSVTGPVAIIIGLSLASAAMGDASKNWIISGATLISTILFSVYLRGTLGQLPVLFGVMLGYVVALLMGQVDFTPFTAAKFFSIPHFTLPALNSYGLMAIAAIAPVAIATIPESTAHLFQIDLYVNNLAKRLGRKKEYKIRSLLGDNLIGDGMGDMIAGFVGGPAGTNYGENNSLMAITNNFSVPVLMTAAIIAIIMGFFGHIAGIVNTIPRAVIGGVSVYLFGVIGAQGVAIMISERLDLFSARNLAVVATILIIGLGGAAMPNGMIMIGNLRLPAIATAAVFGIVLNLIFEWFPVKSHIPVATVRVAD is encoded by the coding sequence ATGTCAAAAGAACCTCAAAAGGCAATGGGATATTTGCCGGATGATACTCCACCTTTTGGTAAGATGATCATCTTCGCCCTCCAGCAGATCATAGTGATGTTCCCCGCGACAGTCCTCGTAGCTATCATCACCGGTTTCGATGTTGGTGTCACCATTGCAGCTAGCGGTATGGCAACCTTGGGATTCCTCTTGATTACGGGACGTCGTATTCCCCTCTATTATGGCTCGAGTTTTTCCTATATTGCGGCTGTTTCAGGGGTGGTCGGCGTTGTAGCCGGCTTGACTGGCAGCAAAGTGGCAGGCATTCAGGCCGCGCAGACCGGTATCGTGGCATCAGGTCTGGTGAGTGTAATTGCAGGGTTCCTAATCAAGAAGGGAGGCCCGGAGATGATCAAGCGCATACTCCCGCCATCTGTCACCGGTCCGGTCGCCATTATTATTGGTCTTTCTCTTGCATCTGCGGCAATGGGTGATGCATCTAAAAACTGGATCATTTCCGGCGCAACTCTCATATCTACCATCTTATTTTCGGTGTATCTCAGGGGGACTCTTGGGCAGCTCCCTGTCCTCTTCGGTGTCATGCTAGGGTATGTCGTAGCGCTCCTAATGGGGCAAGTTGATTTCACCCCGTTTACAGCGGCGAAATTCTTTTCAATCCCCCACTTTACTTTGCCAGCCTTGAATTCTTATGGGCTCATGGCTATCGCAGCCATCGCTCCCGTGGCCATCGCGACAATTCCAGAATCTACGGCTCATCTATTCCAGATCGACCTTTACGTTAACAACCTTGCCAAACGCCTTGGACGCAAAAAGGAATACAAGATCAGGTCGCTTCTTGGCGATAATCTGATAGGTGACGGAATGGGAGACATGATCGCCGGGTTTGTTGGAGGACCAGCGGGAACAAATTATGGTGAGAACAACTCACTCATGGCCATCACAAATAATTTCTCCGTTCCTGTGCTAATGACCGCGGCTATCATTGCAATCATCATGGGCTTTTTTGGGCATATCGCCGGCATAGTCAACACAATCCCGAGGGCGGTCATTGGAGGAGTGTCGGTTTATTTGTTCGGAGTAATCGGCGCACAGGGCGTGGCCATCATGATTTCGGAAAGGCTCGACCTGTTCTCCGCGAGAAACCTGGCTGTCGTCGCTACAATCCTCATCATTGGCCTTGGCGGCGCGGCCATGCCCAATGGCATGATTATGATAGGCAATCTGAGGCTGCCTGCCATCGCCACTGCGGCTGTCTTTGGAATAGTTCTCAATCTGATATTTGAATGGTTCCCAGTAAAATCACATATCCCTGTGGCAACGGTGAGAGTCGCTGATTGA
- a CDS encoding sulfatase-like hydrolase/transferase has translation MTDIFIKYLRERGEESRKGTGKPFFAVLSVQPPHDPYVAPPEWMARHTPGQVILRPNVPNVPWVVEQARRELAGYYSMIENLDWNLGRIRQALEEEGLSWNTYIVFFSDHGDLHGSHGQFRKTAPWEEAISIPFIIGGGRPFYYMKRGRHPIPLNHVDIAPTTLGLCGIDKPAWMQGQDYSGYVTRGRAVPEEPDSAYLQLCVPTWHGDSVDRVWRGIVTHDGWKYIVLEGQPWLMFNLNEDPYEQVNLAHNTRFRHERKRLQDRLEEWVHATGDEFALPPLE, from the coding sequence TTGACGGATATCTTCATCAAATACCTTAGAGAACGGGGAGAGGAGTCCAGGAAAGGGACCGGGAAGCCCTTTTTCGCGGTTCTTTCTGTGCAGCCCCCTCATGATCCCTACGTGGCGCCGCCGGAATGGATGGCACGTCATACGCCTGGTCAAGTGATATTGCGCCCTAATGTTCCCAATGTACCTTGGGTAGTTGAACAGGCTCGGCGCGAGCTGGCAGGCTATTATTCGATGATAGAGAATCTGGATTGGAATCTGGGGCGTATTCGCCAGGCGCTCGAGGAGGAAGGATTGTCATGGAATACCTACATAGTCTTTTTCAGCGATCATGGCGACCTTCATGGATCTCATGGCCAATTCCGTAAGACAGCCCCGTGGGAAGAGGCAATCAGCATACCTTTCATCATCGGAGGGGGACGGCCGTTTTATTATATGAAGCGCGGTCGGCATCCTATCCCACTAAACCATGTTGATATCGCGCCTACGACCCTTGGTTTGTGCGGCATCGATAAACCTGCTTGGATGCAGGGCCAAGATTATTCGGGTTATGTGACGCGAGGGCGCGCTGTCCCAGAAGAACCAGATTCCGCATATCTTCAGCTATGTGTGCCTACATGGCACGGGGATAGCGTCGATCGCGTTTGGCGTGGCATAGTGACGCATGATGGATGGAAATACATCGTGCTGGAAGGGCAGCCCTGGCTGATGTTCAACCTGAACGAAGACCCCTATGAGCAGGTAAATTTGGCCCACAATACCCGGTTTCGCCATGAACGGAAAAGGCTTCAAGATCGCCTTGAGGAATGGGTCCATGCTACAGGAGATGAATTCGCGCTTCCGCCGCTCGAATAG
- a CDS encoding ABC transporter ATP-binding protein — MRDFQEQIKPRDTLLDIQDLKTYFRTEYGLVKAVDGASLTIKKGKALGVVGESGCGKSVTALSIMQLISPPGKIVDGHIYYYKSDNGPIDIVPLLPNGAKMRGIRGKEISMIFQEPMTSLNPLYTIGEQIVESLLVDNMTREQARKNAIKMLDLVGIPSPEQRVDEYPHQLSGGMRQRAMIAMALCRYPKLLIADEPTTALDVTLQAQILILMRELQEELGMSIMIITHDLGVVAEIADEVVVMYMGKDVEFGTVRQIFQNPKHPYTIGLLNSIPIIGPEIKKWLEPIQGLPPSPYELPEGCYFGPRCSYATPQCKIEPHKVEIETNHYVKCWLYTQDGKETGDAP, encoded by the coding sequence ATGCGCGATTTTCAAGAACAAATCAAGCCCCGGGATACCTTGCTCGATATCCAGGATCTTAAGACTTATTTCAGAACCGAGTACGGGCTAGTTAAGGCAGTTGACGGAGCGAGTTTGACTATCAAGAAAGGGAAAGCCCTTGGGGTCGTTGGAGAGAGTGGATGCGGCAAAAGCGTGACCGCGCTGTCTATAATGCAGTTGATATCCCCGCCCGGGAAGATTGTTGATGGACATATTTACTATTACAAGAGTGACAATGGGCCGATAGATATTGTCCCATTGCTGCCAAATGGAGCCAAGATGCGCGGCATCCGTGGCAAGGAAATCTCCATGATATTCCAGGAACCCATGACATCGTTAAACCCATTATACACGATAGGAGAGCAAATCGTTGAAAGCCTGCTGGTGGACAACATGACCAGGGAGCAAGCCCGCAAAAATGCTATAAAAATGCTGGATCTAGTCGGCATTCCTTCACCAGAGCAAAGGGTAGATGAATATCCGCACCAGCTGAGTGGAGGAATGCGGCAGCGCGCGATGATAGCCATGGCACTTTGCCGCTATCCAAAACTCCTCATAGCAGATGAACCAACAACCGCCCTTGACGTTACCTTACAGGCGCAGATCCTTATTCTTATGCGGGAGCTCCAGGAAGAGCTTGGCATGTCGATTATGATAATTACACATGATCTTGGTGTGGTGGCGGAAATAGCTGATGAAGTCGTGGTCATGTATATGGGCAAGGATGTGGAATTTGGAACAGTAAGACAGATATTCCAGAATCCGAAGCATCCATATACCATAGGACTTCTAAATTCTATTCCCATCATCGGACCAGAAATAAAGAAATGGCTGGAACCGATTCAAGGACTTCCGCCAAGCCCATATGAATTGCCTGAGGGCTGCTATTTTGGCCCCAGATGTTCATATGCAACCCCGCAGTGCAAAATCGAGCCTCACAAGGTAGAAATCGAAACTAACCATTATGTCAAGTGTTGGCTCTACACTCAGGATGGTAAAGAAACCGGGGACGCCCCATAA
- a CDS encoding sulfatase — MATHSWGKEERSLTSSQSNHQLPNILMIITHDTGRHLGCYGRKVDTPNLDRLAEEGARFDSYFCPAPQCSPSRGSILTGRYPHINGLMGLAHLGFGLNPGEKTLPMFLREAGYDTYLFGFQHEAQDPASLGYDHIAQVKWDHRAQTVAPQVVDFLRNWRKETPFFAMVGFTETHRPFDRPWYTSDDPDRVEVPPYLPDLPDIRRDIAEFQGTVRAADDGVGLILEALDTRELAENTLVIYTTDHGIAFPRAKGTLYDPGLETALLMRWPGNIRPGSVYRELLCNIDLLPTLLDIACIRAPENLDGRSFLPLLRGLPYAGRERLFCELTWHDLYRPMRGIRTRRYKFIRHFTQACGIYIPLDIHQGLSGRAVRQEFYSRPYVQEELYDLDKDPLEMENLIGDPAYQETVQELRQVLEQWMRQTDDPLLSGHIRGQEAPGWEEERALGNLPREAYFEG, encoded by the coding sequence ATGGCGACTCATTCTTGGGGTAAGGAGGAAAGGTCCTTGACGTCAAGTCAATCAAATCATCAGCTTCCAAACATATTGATGATAATAACTCATGATACAGGCCGGCATCTTGGATGTTATGGGAGGAAAGTAGATACCCCCAACCTCGATAGGTTGGCAGAGGAGGGGGCGCGTTTTGATTCATATTTCTGCCCTGCTCCGCAGTGTAGTCCAAGTCGGGGGAGCATCCTCACCGGACGATATCCACATATAAATGGGCTCATGGGACTCGCGCACCTGGGCTTCGGCCTCAATCCGGGAGAGAAGACACTACCCATGTTTCTCAGAGAGGCAGGATATGATACATACCTATTTGGTTTCCAGCATGAAGCCCAGGATCCCGCTTCATTGGGGTATGATCACATAGCGCAGGTCAAATGGGACCACCGGGCTCAGACTGTAGCGCCGCAGGTAGTCGATTTCCTAAGAAACTGGAGGAAAGAAACCCCCTTCTTTGCCATGGTGGGCTTCACTGAGACACATCGTCCTTTTGACAGGCCATGGTATACTTCGGATGACCCGGATCGCGTGGAAGTCCCGCCATATTTGCCGGATCTGCCTGACATACGCCGGGATATCGCTGAATTTCAAGGAACCGTGCGGGCGGCGGATGACGGTGTTGGACTCATATTGGAGGCATTGGACACGAGGGAACTCGCTGAAAATACCCTTGTCATTTATACCACCGACCACGGGATTGCGTTCCCGCGGGCGAAGGGTACGCTTTATGATCCCGGGCTCGAGACAGCGCTTCTCATGCGATGGCCGGGGAATATAAGGCCTGGTAGCGTATATCGAGAGCTTCTATGCAACATAGACCTCCTTCCTACTCTCCTGGATATAGCCTGCATTCGAGCCCCGGAAAATCTCGACGGACGTTCCTTCTTGCCGCTCCTCAGGGGACTTCCATACGCAGGCCGGGAGCGCCTTTTCTGCGAACTCACATGGCATGATCTTTATCGCCCAATGAGGGGTATAAGAACCCGGCGCTACAAGTTCATAAGACATTTCACTCAGGCCTGTGGCATCTATATCCCCTTGGACATTCACCAGGGACTTTCAGGCCGGGCCGTGCGCCAGGAATTCTATAGCAGGCCATATGTCCAGGAAGAGCTATATGATCTGGACAAGGATCCACTTGAGATGGAGAATCTCATCGGCGATCCCGCCTACCAGGAGACTGTGCAGGAACTCCGGCAGGTTCTTGAGCAATGGATGCGCCAGACTGATGATCCGCTGCTCTCAGGGCATATCCGGGGGCAGGAGGCGCCTGGATGGGAAGAGGAACGGGCTCTCGGGAATTTGCCGCGGGAAGCGTACTTCGAAGGATAA
- a CDS encoding ATP-binding cassette domain-containing protein, which produces MKEIERDPNILLEIENLKKHFPIKKGLLRRTVGYVRAVDGVSLSIKSGECLGLVGESGCGKTTLGRCVIRLLDPTEGHIYFRTKEGQVIDLAPLTRREMKPFRKDIQIIFQDPFSSLNSRMRIEEVIAEPLIVNGIGNRDQRRERVRELLEAVGLLPEYMERYPHEFSGGQRQRIGIARALALEPRLVICDEPVSALDVSIRAQVINLLRALQLEKKLTYLFIAHDLSVIEHISDRVAVMYLGKILETADAETLYQRPRHPYTEALMSVIPMPNPQRRLKKEMLLWGDVPTPIDPPSGCYFHTRCRYVKEICKVEEPALRALEGPEGEHFVACHRADELELSSAGTLTNYAS; this is translated from the coding sequence ATGAAAGAGATCGAGAGGGATCCGAACATCCTATTGGAAATAGAAAATCTGAAGAAGCATTTCCCAATTAAAAAGGGCCTATTGAGAAGGACCGTCGGCTATGTAAGGGCTGTCGACGGGGTGAGTCTTTCAATCAAGTCTGGCGAGTGCCTGGGACTCGTTGGGGAAAGCGGATGCGGCAAAACCACCTTAGGCCGCTGCGTGATTCGCCTGCTTGATCCAACGGAGGGGCACATCTACTTCCGAACTAAAGAAGGGCAGGTCATAGATCTAGCCCCGCTTACCAGGCGGGAGATGAAGCCTTTCCGGAAAGATATTCAGATTATCTTCCAGGACCCATTTTCTTCGCTGAATTCCCGGATGAGAATTGAGGAGGTTATTGCTGAACCATTAATAGTCAATGGGATAGGCAATCGAGACCAGAGAAGAGAGAGGGTTCGCGAACTGCTTGAGGCAGTAGGGCTCTTACCAGAATATATGGAGCGTTATCCACATGAATTCAGTGGTGGACAGCGCCAGCGTATAGGAATAGCGCGCGCCCTCGCGCTGGAACCGCGTCTAGTCATATGTGATGAACCGGTCTCGGCGTTGGATGTTTCCATCAGAGCCCAGGTCATCAATTTGCTCAGGGCCCTTCAGCTAGAAAAGAAGCTCACTTACCTGTTTATCGCGCACGATCTCAGTGTTATCGAGCATATAAGCGATAGGGTGGCGGTCATGTACCTGGGAAAAATCCTTGAAACAGCTGATGCTGAAACCCTTTACCAGCGCCCAAGGCATCCATACACTGAGGCGCTAATGTCAGTGATACCAATGCCGAACCCGCAGAGGAGACTCAAAAAGGAAATGCTCCTATGGGGAGACGTTCCTACCCCCATAGACCCACCGAGCGGATGCTATTTCCATACCAGGTGTAGATATGTCAAGGAAATCTGCAAGGTCGAAGAACCTGCCCTCCGGGCCCTGGAAGGCCCCGAAGGTGAGCACTTTGTGGCATGTCACAGGGCAGACGAACTCGAACTCTCCTCAGCTGGGACCCTCACAAACTATGCGAGCTGA
- a CDS encoding ABC transporter permease, with the protein MTTYIIRRLIYMIVLLFGISVISFIVIQLPPGDYLTTYILQLQSRGTVVDESLIASLKAYYGLDQPMLYQYAKWIRNILIYGDFGRSFEWNKSVGFLLAQRLPLTLVVSISSLIFTYLLAVPIGVFSAVRRYSAWDYVFTFLGFVGLSVPSFLLALILMFVFYNAFGITVGGLFSQQFIDAPWSWAKVVDLINHLWVPMIVLGLGGTAGIIRVLRATMLDELNKDYVKVARSKGLPEWKVILRHPVRIAINPIISTIGWTLPDIFSGATIVSVVLNLPTTGPLLLQALLSQDMFLAGSFILILSILTVIGTFISDILLAWLDPRIRYE; encoded by the coding sequence ATGACGACATACATAATCCGCCGGCTCATTTATATGATCGTCCTTCTCTTTGGCATCTCTGTCATATCATTTATCGTAATTCAGCTTCCTCCTGGGGACTACCTGACGACCTATATCCTCCAGCTCCAATCCCGTGGAACTGTAGTAGATGAATCCCTTATTGCAAGTCTCAAAGCATACTATGGGCTGGACCAGCCCATGCTGTACCAGTATGCTAAGTGGATCAGGAACATCCTCATATATGGAGATTTTGGAAGATCGTTTGAATGGAATAAATCCGTTGGTTTCTTGCTGGCTCAGAGACTCCCCTTGACTCTGGTAGTTTCCATAAGCAGCCTCATCTTTACCTATCTTCTCGCGGTTCCAATAGGGGTTTTCTCAGCGGTAAGACGATACTCAGCCTGGGACTATGTATTCACATTTTTGGGATTTGTCGGCTTGTCAGTTCCCAGCTTCTTGTTGGCGCTTATTCTCATGTTTGTATTCTATAACGCCTTTGGAATCACAGTGGGAGGCCTGTTCTCCCAGCAATTCATAGATGCCCCCTGGAGCTGGGCCAAAGTTGTAGACCTTATAAATCATCTCTGGGTTCCAATGATAGTGCTGGGCCTTGGAGGCACGGCAGGCATCATTAGGGTTCTCAGAGCCACCATGCTAGATGAGTTGAATAAAGACTATGTTAAGGTAGCCCGTTCAAAGGGTCTGCCTGAGTGGAAAGTCATATTAAGGCACCCAGTGAGAATAGCTATCAATCCGATAATAAGCACAATAGGATGGACGTTGCCCGATATATTCTCAGGAGCCACAATTGTATCAGTAGTGCTAAACTTGCCCACAACTGGACCATTATTGTTGCAGGCATTACTTTCCCAGGATATGTTTTTGGCGGGAAGCTTCATATTGATTCTGTCAATTCTTACAGTCATTGGCACATTCATTTCAGACATCCTCCTGGCATGGTTGGATCCGAGAATCAGGTATGAGTAG
- a CDS encoding ABC transporter substrate-binding protein, with protein sequence MKVMNNSLRGAIWKALLYAAVLALFIPFPTQASSYKEAPALSQLVNQGKLPPVDKRLPEKPMIIKPLEKVGEYGGTLRMGTIVANSIHGPHVIFMGEGILRFDSDYKSIIPNVAESYNLSKDGKILTIKLRKGIKWSDGVPFTADDILFWWEDIALNTELSPAGPDRRAWCPGGKPMKLKKIDDYTIELQFEVSHPLILNRLAHGYGMGMVDYPKHYLKQFHPKYTSMDKIKKMVKESKAFDYWYQLFWDKARMNFGVAMNPECPSLEAFVLKHQEPGRLVFDRNPYYWKTDTAGNQLPYIDRIEIKKASDITAVNSWIITGQVDFDGFHTTLQRLATYKQSEGKGDYRILLYKGTFGTEVLIQFNQTIGDPVLRKIFQDLRFRKAMSLAINRDEINKVLYHGLGEPRNATVLPICNAYEEAFAKAYAQYDPKEANRLLDEMGLNKKDASGFRLRPDGKRLSLIIEYCESDTPKTPTLELVKEYWNAVGVQTDLKLISNTLESQRAMANQIQVGIHHADRSTDPLFFHEPFWYAPINHGWEQNTWVLWAQWYVTGGKAGEKPPEHVMKLIDAYDKMQRTTNERERIELAKFLLKQQAENLWVLGTVGNAPYVLIVKNNLRNVPEKGYWGWDGYFGYPYYPEQFYFETSR encoded by the coding sequence ATGAAGGTGATGAATAACAGTCTGAGGGGCGCGATATGGAAGGCATTATTGTATGCCGCTGTACTAGCTTTGTTCATCCCCTTCCCGACACAGGCTAGCTCTTACAAAGAGGCGCCAGCCTTATCACAGCTTGTCAATCAGGGAAAACTTCCTCCAGTCGACAAAAGACTACCGGAAAAACCGATGATCATAAAGCCGCTTGAGAAGGTCGGAGAATATGGCGGGACACTTAGAATGGGGACCATTGTCGCCAACAGCATCCATGGCCCACATGTGATATTCATGGGAGAAGGCATCTTGCGTTTCGACAGTGACTATAAGAGCATAATCCCAAATGTTGCGGAATCCTATAACCTGTCCAAAGACGGGAAAATCCTTACCATCAAACTGCGAAAAGGCATAAAGTGGTCTGATGGCGTACCATTCACTGCTGATGATATTCTCTTTTGGTGGGAAGACATAGCGCTAAACACAGAGTTGTCGCCAGCAGGCCCGGATAGGCGAGCCTGGTGCCCCGGCGGCAAACCTATGAAATTGAAGAAGATAGATGACTATACCATAGAGCTGCAATTCGAGGTCTCCCACCCGCTGATATTAAACAGGCTCGCGCATGGCTATGGCATGGGCATGGTTGACTACCCGAAGCACTACCTCAAGCAATTCCACCCCAAGTATACGTCGATGGATAAAATCAAGAAGATGGTGAAGGAGAGCAAGGCCTTTGATTACTGGTACCAACTATTCTGGGACAAAGCAAGAATGAATTTCGGTGTTGCAATGAACCCCGAATGCCCGTCACTGGAAGCGTTTGTTTTGAAACATCAGGAGCCTGGCCGGCTTGTATTTGACAGGAATCCATATTATTGGAAGACCGATACGGCCGGGAACCAGTTGCCGTATATCGATCGCATAGAGATTAAGAAAGCCTCAGATATCACCGCAGTAAATTCCTGGATCATAACGGGGCAAGTGGACTTCGACGGTTTCCATACCACGCTACAAAGGCTTGCAACCTACAAACAATCCGAGGGGAAGGGCGATTACAGGATTCTTCTTTACAAGGGAACGTTCGGCACTGAGGTATTGATTCAATTCAACCAGACAATAGGAGACCCCGTGCTCCGGAAGATCTTCCAGGATCTCAGATTCCGCAAAGCTATGTCCCTGGCCATTAACAGGGACGAAATCAACAAAGTCCTGTACCATGGACTTGGCGAACCGCGCAATGCCACGGTCCTTCCAATCTGCAACGCATATGAAGAGGCATTCGCGAAGGCGTATGCTCAATACGATCCTAAAGAAGCCAATAGGCTCCTAGATGAGATGGGGTTGAACAAGAAGGATGCCAGTGGGTTTAGGCTGCGCCCTGATGGCAAGAGGCTCTCTCTCATAATAGAGTATTGCGAATCAGATACTCCGAAGACCCCTACCTTGGAACTAGTTAAAGAATATTGGAACGCCGTTGGAGTCCAGACTGATTTGAAGCTCATTAGCAATACACTCGAATCTCAACGGGCCATGGCAAACCAGATTCAGGTCGGCATTCACCATGCTGATAGATCTACAGATCCTCTATTCTTTCACGAACCCTTCTGGTATGCCCCCATCAATCATGGATGGGAACAGAATACCTGGGTCTTATGGGCACAGTGGTATGTGACTGGGGGGAAAGCCGGAGAGAAACCACCTGAGCATGTGATGAAGCTGATAGACGCTTATGATAAGATGCAGCGTACCACCAATGAACGCGAAAGAATCGAGCTAGCGAAATTCTTGCTAAAGCAGCAGGCGGAAAATCTATGGGTCCTGGGTACCGTAGGGAATGCTCCTTACGTTTTGATCGTCAAGAACAATCTGCGCAATGTGCCGGAGAAAGGTTATTGGGGCTGGGATGGGTACTTCGGGTACCCGTATTACCCAGAGCAGTTCTATTTTGAGACGTCTAGATGA
- a CDS encoding ABC transporter permease, whose amino-acid sequence MNKSRSLSQSQLMWIRFRKHRLAMVGLWIMAALYILAIFAEFWAPYSPLQRFSEYVYCPPQRFHFIDEKGRFHLRPFIYGLKSEFDLEKFATIYKEDKSKKYFLRFFTQGSEYKLIGLFKTNIHFLGVDNGGTMFLLGTDDLGRDLLSRIIHGARISLSIGLVGVFLSLIIGLILGGISGLLGGITDDIIQRIIELLRSIPHIPLWMGISAALPANWSPLRIYFGITIILSFLGWTGIARVVRSKFFSLREEDFVLAAYAAGASEWRIITKHLIPSFISYVIVNVTISIPGMILGETSLSFLGLGLRPPVVSWGVLLQQAQNISAINTYPWLLSPAAFVVISVLAFNFIGDGLRDAADPYSH is encoded by the coding sequence ATGAATAAGAGTCGCTCGCTGTCTCAGTCGCAACTCATGTGGATACGGTTTAGAAAACACAGGCTGGCCATGGTTGGCCTATGGATCATGGCTGCGCTCTATATATTGGCTATTTTTGCTGAATTTTGGGCCCCTTACAGCCCCTTGCAACGCTTTTCTGAGTATGTATACTGTCCACCCCAGCGGTTTCACTTTATTGATGAGAAGGGCAGATTTCATCTCCGGCCATTCATATATGGGTTGAAGTCAGAGTTTGACCTGGAGAAATTTGCCACAATTTATAAGGAGGATAAAAGCAAGAAATATTTCCTTCGATTCTTTACGCAAGGAAGCGAGTATAAGCTAATTGGTCTCTTCAAGACGAATATACATTTCCTCGGAGTCGATAATGGAGGGACGATGTTTCTCCTCGGCACCGATGATCTTGGGCGCGATCTCCTATCAAGGATCATACATGGAGCGCGCATTTCTCTATCTATTGGGCTTGTCGGCGTCTTCCTCAGTTTGATTATTGGTCTTATCCTTGGGGGAATTTCCGGGTTGTTGGGGGGTATTACTGACGACATCATTCAAAGGATAATAGAACTTCTGAGATCTATCCCCCATATTCCTCTTTGGATGGGAATAAGTGCTGCCCTGCCTGCGAACTGGTCTCCTCTCAGAATTTATTTTGGAATCACCATCATCTTATCATTTCTGGGTTGGACTGGAATCGCTCGGGTAGTCCGGAGCAAATTCTTCTCCCTCAGAGAAGAAGATTTTGTGCTGGCTGCCTATGCGGCCGGAGCTAGCGAATGGCGCATCATCACGAAACATCTTATCCCTTCATTCATAAGTTATGTCATCGTAAATGTGACGATATCAATACCTGGGATGATCCTGGGAGAGACCTCACTAAGTTTTTTAGGGCTGGGACTCCGGCCTCCAGTGGTCAGCTGGGGCGTACTCCTGCAGCAGGCCCAGAATATCTCAGCCATCAATACCTACCCATGGCTACTTTCCCCGGCTGCCTTTGTCGTCATAAGCGTGTTGGCATTTAATTTTATAGGTGATGGCCTGAGAGACGCCGCCGACCCATACAGCCATTAA